The following are encoded in a window of bacterium genomic DNA:
- a CDS encoding molybdopterin dinucleotide binding domain-containing protein, translated as MWYMYNPAYANPDAGTWDALLRDTQKLPFIVAIDGFMSESSDLADIILPDSSYLQRHDPENMPSALLPWVGARIPVVANIGEQREVKDILRDLAGRISPEVAKYFEKTPEEYLAYQMDTVPGLKEKGGLNFIRQHGVYPVYGPNDKPEFETFKKRLKQAYDGSFICPDNDAHKLTEAEEYRGIVLKCPDCKKIQGVKIDGVGYAGFNTPSRKIHVYVEEWEKYGFEPMPHYWPIPQHQNMKDDQLIMTTFKVNVHVQSRTSACKWLSEIHHANPAWINTKTASARGINEGDLVRVTSKIGYLVTKAHLTEGIHPKVVAISTSAGHWRYGAVSQAKKDLTNPYGNPDPDVNTNMWWTDNGVHPNRIIPISTDPIGGGQAWFDTIVTVEKAKPTDKYQTVVFDLEAGKKAYQETLQYATKKRGEGGGH; from the coding sequence ATTTGGTATATGTATAACCCTGCCTACGCTAATCCGGATGCCGGCACCTGGGATGCCTTACTCAGGGATACCCAAAAACTACCATTTATTGTAGCCATTGATGGGTTTATGAGTGAATCCTCCGACCTCGCTGATATTATCCTCCCTGATTCAAGCTATTTACAGCGACATGACCCGGAAAATATGCCCTCAGCCTTACTTCCCTGGGTTGGGGCAAGAATACCGGTAGTGGCAAACATCGGTGAACAGCGTGAGGTAAAGGATATCTTAAGAGACCTGGCAGGCCGAATTTCACCTGAGGTAGCTAAGTATTTTGAGAAAACACCGGAGGAGTATCTGGCTTACCAGATGGATACTGTGCCTGGACTAAAGGAAAAGGGTGGACTGAACTTTATCCGTCAGCATGGTGTTTATCCAGTCTATGGACCAAATGATAAGCCAGAGTTTGAAACATTTAAAAAGAGACTTAAACAGGCTTATGATGGAAGCTTTATCTGCCCGGATAATGATGCCCATAAACTTACCGAAGCCGAAGAATATCGCGGCATAGTGCTTAAGTGCCCGGATTGTAAGAAAATTCAAGGGGTTAAGATAGATGGCGTGGGTTATGCCGGGTTTAATACCCCTTCCCGAAAAATCCATGTCTATGTGGAGGAATGGGAGAAATACGGGTTTGAACCAATGCCGCATTACTGGCCTATCCCACAACACCAGAATATGAAGGATGATCAATTGATTATGACTACCTTTAAGGTCAATGTGCATGTCCAATCAAGGACATCAGCCTGTAAATGGTTATCCGAGATACACCACGCCAATCCTGCCTGGATTAATACCAAAACCGCATCAGCAAGGGGTATTAACGAAGGCGATTTGGTTAGGGTGACTTCAAAGATTGGTTATCTGGTGACCAAGGCACATTTGACTGAAGGGATTCACCCAAAGGTAGTGGCCATATCTACCTCAGCAGGACACTGGAGGTACGGGGCAGTATCTCAGGCAAAGAAGGACTTGACAAACCCCTATGGCAATCCTGACCCTGATGTTAATACCAATATGTGGTGGACAGATAATGGGGTTCACCCAAACCGGATTATCCCTATCTCTACAGACCCGATTGGTGGTGGTCAAGCCTGGTTCGATACAATAGTCACGGTAGAGAAGGCAAAACCAACGGATAAGTATCAAACCGTGGTCTTTGACTTAGAGGCAGGCAAGAAGGCGTATCAAGAGACATTACAGTATGCGACCAAGAAGCGGGGTGAGGGTGGAGGACATTAA
- a CDS encoding rhodanese-like domain-containing protein, which produces MRRNLLSELLMVLWLTGCNDSGDISAKEVKLLMENGRLKEVILLDVRRPEEYAAGHISGSLSMPLNSLEERIGELDQARPVIVYCQSGKSGCSRSQRACRLLKEQGFKRVKDMAGGINEWRRIGGKIEGSGQAEETGQTKMPVWELGHGCED; this is translated from the coding sequence ATGAGGCGGAATTTACTGTCAGAACTGCTCATGGTCTTGTGGCTAACCGGCTGTAATGACAGCGGTGATATTTCGGCTAAAGAAGTAAAGCTGCTTATGGAGAACGGCCGACTCAAGGAGGTTATCCTTTTGGATGTGCGAAGGCCGGAAGAGTATGCGGCCGGGCATATTTCGGGAAGTCTTTCTATGCCGCTTAATAGTCTGGAGGAAAGGATAGGCGAGTTAGACCAGGCCAGGCCGGTTATCGTCTACTGCCAGAGTGGTAAAAGTGGATGCAGCCGCAGTCAAAGGGCTTGCAGATTGCTCAAAGAACAGGGATTTAAGCGAGTTAAGGATATGGCCGGTGGAATAAATGAATGGCGCCGGATTGGCGGAAAAATAGAAGGCAGCGGCCAGGCAGAGGAGACGGGTCAAACAAAGATGCCTGTCTGGGAGTTAGGTCATGGGTGTGAGGATTGA